One window of Stigmatopora nigra isolate UIUO_SnigA chromosome 14, RoL_Snig_1.1, whole genome shotgun sequence genomic DNA carries:
- the LOC144207340 gene encoding alcohol dehydrogenase class-3 has product MSTSGKVIKCKAAVAWEAGKPLSIEEVEVAPPMAHEVRIKILATGVCHTDAYTLSGSDPEGVFPIILGHEGGGTVESVGEGVTKFKPGDTVIPLYVPQCGECKFCKNPKTNLCQKIRVTQGQGLMPDGTSRFTCKGKKVFHFMGTSTFSEYTVVADISMAKVNDKAPLDKVCLLGCGISTGYGAALNTAKVEPGSTCAVFGLGAVGLAAIMGCQVAGATRIIAVDINPSKFDKAKEFGATEFVNPKDHKKPINEVLVEMTDGGVDYSFECIGNVQIMRAALEACHKGWGESIIAGVAGAGQEISTRPFQLVTGRVWRGTAFGGWKSVDSVPKLVEDYMNKKLKVDEFITHTLPFDKINEGFDLMHSGKSIRTILNF; this is encoded by the exons GTGATTAAATGCAAGGCTGCAGTAGCGTGGGAGGCAGGGAAGCCACTTTCCATTGAGGAAGTGGAGGTGGCCCCACCCATGGCCCACGAAGTTCGCATCAAG ATTCTTGCCACGGGTGTGTGCCACACTGATGCCTACACCCTGAGTGGTAGCGACCCTGAGGGAGTCTTCCCCATCATCCTGGGCCACGAGGGCGGTGGCACAGTGGAGAGTGTCGGCGAGGGCGTCACCAAGTTCAAGCCTG GTGATACAGTCATCCCGCTGTATGTGCCTCAGTGTGGTGAGTGCAAGTTCTGCAAGAATCCTAAAACCAACCTGTGCCAGAAGATCAG AGTGACCCAAGGTCAGGGTTTGATGCCTGACGGGACTTCCCGTTTTACATGCAAGGGCAAGAAGGTATTCCACTTCATGGGGACCAGCACCTTCTCTGAGTACACGGTGGTGGCTGACATCTCCATGGCCAAAGTCAACGACAAGGCTCCCCTGGATAAAGTGTGCCTTCTTGGGTGTGGCATCTCCACCGGATATGGTGCAGCGCTGAACACCGCCAAG GTGGAGCCTGGTTCTACGTGTGCAGTCTTTGGCCTGGGAGCTGTCGGCCTGGCCGCAATTATGGGCTGCCAAGTCGCCGGAGCGACGCGCATCATTGCCGTAGATATCAACCCGTCCAAGTTTGACAAAGCTAAGGAGTTCGGTGCCACCGAATTCGTCAACCCCAAGGACCACAAAAAGCCTATCAATGAGGTCCTGGTGGAAATGACCGACGGTGGCGTGGACTACTCCTTCGAGTGCATCGGGAACGTGCAGATCATG CGTGCCGCTCTGGAGGCCTGCCACAAAGGTTGGGGCGAGAGCATCATCGCTGGCGTTGCCGGAGCCGGTCAAGAGATTTCCACAAGGCCCTTCCAGTTAGTCACAGGCCGCGTATGGCGAGGCACTGCCTTTGgag GCTGGAAGAGTGTAGATAGCGTGCCCAAACTGGTCGAAGACTACATGAACAAGAAGCTGAAGGTGGACGAGTTCATCACGCACACGCTGCCATTTGACAAGATTAATGAGGGATTTGACCTCATGCATTCTGGAAAGAG CATCCGGACAATCTTGAACTTCTAA